The Nisaea sediminum genome window below encodes:
- the ndk gene encoding nucleoside-diphosphate kinase, whose translation MAIQRTFSIIKPDATERNLTGGVNKMIEEAGLRIVAQKRIQMTQAQAETFYAVHSARPFFGELVEFMTSGPVVVQVLEGENAIAKYREVMGATNPAEAAEGTIRKAYAKSIGENTVHGSDAAETAAVEIAQFFSGNEIVG comes from the coding sequence ATGGCCATTCAGCGCACTTTCTCCATCATCAAGCCGGACGCCACCGAGCGGAACCTGACCGGCGGCGTGAACAAAATGATCGAAGAAGCCGGCCTGCGCATCGTCGCGCAGAAGCGGATCCAGATGACCCAGGCCCAGGCCGAGACCTTCTACGCCGTGCACAGCGCGCGTCCGTTCTTCGGCGAGCTGGTCGAATTCATGACCTCCGGTCCGGTCGTCGTGCAGGTTCTCGAAGGCGAGAACGCGATTGCCAAGTATCGTGAGGTGATGGGCGCGACCAACCCGGCGGAAGCCGCCGAGGGCACCATCCGCAAGGCCTATGCGAAGTCCATCGGCGAGAACACCGTGCACGGTTCCGATGCCGCGGAAACGGCCGCGGTCGAGATCGCCCAGTTCTTCAGCGGCAACGAAATCGTCGGCTGA
- a CDS encoding MalY/PatB family protein, with protein sequence MGKGRLTAGGNDNQKPLEQQVKYNFDQEIRRTGTHSVKWQIYWRGDKRELWEGTDPSLGDDRTLPMWVADMDFQVAQPILDAMRKRIDHPIFGYVVRTPDYNEAVTGWMERRHGWKIDPDWIVNTPGVVPALNLLVRALSEPGDKVLIQRPVYYPFTYAIENNGREVVSNSLMMENGVYRMDFADLEAKAADPKTKLLILCSPHNPVGRVWTEEELRRLGEICNKHGVVVIADEIHGDLMLNGSTFVPYGKLGREFMDNSIVCTAPSKTFNLAGLHTSNMIVSNEAHRKALVKEIGASGIGGMNTFGLEATKAAYNEGEEWLSQVLDYLSGNANFLESFVAERIPEIKVIHPEGTYLVWLDCRGLGLDKLELEAMMHEEVKVLFDEGYVFGSEGEGFERINIACPRSILTEALERIERAVAKRRK encoded by the coding sequence ATGGGAAAAGGCCGGCTGACCGCCGGCGGGAACGACAACCAGAAACCCCTGGAGCAACAGGTGAAATACAATTTCGATCAGGAAATCCGGCGGACCGGTACCCATTCCGTCAAGTGGCAGATCTACTGGCGCGGCGACAAGCGCGAGCTCTGGGAGGGCACCGACCCCTCCCTCGGGGACGACCGCACCTTGCCGATGTGGGTTGCCGACATGGACTTCCAGGTTGCCCAGCCGATCCTCGATGCCATGCGCAAGCGTATCGATCATCCGATCTTCGGCTATGTCGTTCGCACCCCGGATTACAACGAGGCGGTGACCGGCTGGATGGAGCGCCGGCACGGCTGGAAGATCGACCCCGACTGGATCGTCAACACACCGGGCGTCGTGCCGGCCCTGAACCTGCTGGTCCGCGCGCTCAGCGAACCGGGTGACAAGGTGCTGATCCAACGCCCGGTCTATTATCCCTTCACATATGCGATCGAGAATAACGGCCGCGAAGTCGTCTCCAACTCACTGATGATGGAGAACGGCGTCTACCGCATGGATTTCGCCGATCTGGAGGCGAAGGCGGCAGATCCGAAAACGAAGCTGCTGATCCTCTGCAGCCCGCACAATCCGGTCGGCAGGGTCTGGACGGAAGAGGAACTGCGGCGTCTCGGCGAGATCTGCAACAAGCATGGCGTCGTCGTCATCGCCGACGAGATTCATGGCGACCTGATGCTGAACGGTTCGACATTCGTCCCGTACGGCAAGCTCGGCCGCGAGTTCATGGACAATTCGATTGTCTGCACCGCGCCGTCCAAGACCTTCAACCTCGCCGGCCTGCATACCTCCAACATGATCGTCTCGAACGAGGCGCACCGCAAAGCGCTGGTGAAGGAGATCGGGGCCTCGGGTATCGGCGGCATGAATACCTTCGGCCTGGAGGCGACCAAGGCCGCCTACAACGAGGGCGAGGAATGGCTTTCCCAGGTGCTCGATTACCTGAGCGGGAACGCGAACTTTCTGGAAAGCTTCGTCGCCGAGCGCATTCCGGAGATCAAGGTGATCCACCCGGAAGGCACCTATCTGGTCTGGCTCGACTGCCGTGGCCTCGGGCTCGACAAGCTCGAGCTGGAAGCAATGATGCACGAGGAAGTGAAGGTCCTCTTCGACGAGGGCTATGTCTTCGGGTCCGAAGGCGAGGGCTTCGAGCGCATCAACATCGCCTGCCCGCGTTCGATCCTCACCGAAGCGCTGGAGCGTATCGAGCGCGCGGTCGCGAAACGCCGCAAATAA
- a CDS encoding DNA polymerase III subunit chi yields the protein MTDINFYHLTARPLEWALPKLLEKSLQAEARVVVMASSEERVADLNAHLWSYDPDSWLPHGSEKDGHAEDQPVWLTVEDENPNGARFLFLTDGATSGHIGDFERVFELFDGRNNEAVAAARARWKNYKDSGHTLAYWRQTDAGGWEKAG from the coding sequence ATGACGGACATCAACTTCTACCATTTGACCGCGCGCCCCCTTGAATGGGCTCTGCCGAAGCTGCTCGAAAAGTCGCTTCAGGCAGAGGCGCGTGTGGTCGTGATGGCGTCGAGCGAGGAGAGGGTCGCCGATCTGAACGCCCATCTCTGGTCCTACGATCCGGACAGCTGGCTGCCGCACGGCAGCGAGAAGGACGGCCATGCCGAGGACCAGCCGGTCTGGCTCACCGTCGAGGACGAAAATCCGAACGGCGCCAGGTTCCTCTTCCTGACGGACGGTGCGACCTCGGGCCATATCGGCGATTTCGAGCGCGTGTTCGAGCTGTTCGACGGCCGGAACAACGAAGCGGTCGCGGCGGCGCGGGCCCGATGGAAGAACTACAAGGATTCCGGCCACACGCTTGCCTACTGGCGGCAGACGGATGCCGGTGGATGGGAAAAGGCCGGCTGA
- a CDS encoding leucyl aminopeptidase — translation MKIGFQKLALPKKGAVVVGVMDGGKLLPLGAELDEQLGGLLSRAMKANKFTGKAKQTLSVFGENGTVLLYGLGDGTDIDELWCENAGGAIVGAILSAGDKEVSVLFEPHTADGKADDKAADRAARLAFGGLLRTYRFDKYKTKLKKEDKPVLQKLTVLTNQAAEAKKAAEALEAIAEGVFLARDLVSEPPNVLYPVSYAKRCEELKELGVKVEVLDEKQMSKLGMGALLGVGQGSERESRLVIMRWDGGPKKQQPIAFVGKGVCFDTGGISLKPAGGMEDMKWDMGGSATVVGLMKALAGRKAKANVIGVVGLVENMPDGNAQRPGDVVTSMSGQTIEIINTDAEGRLVLADALWYTQDRFKPQFMLDLATLTGAMMVALGQVNCGYFSNNDDLVSKLEAAAKASGEKIWRMPLGEEYNKMMDSDIADVKNAGARWGGSITAACFLERFVNDMPWVHMDIAGMAWSSKDAPTVPKGGTGWGVRLLDEMVRANYEA, via the coding sequence ATGAAGATCGGGTTTCAGAAACTGGCACTGCCGAAAAAGGGCGCCGTCGTCGTCGGAGTGATGGACGGCGGAAAGCTCCTGCCGCTCGGCGCGGAGCTCGACGAGCAGCTCGGCGGGCTTCTGTCCCGCGCGATGAAGGCCAACAAATTCACCGGCAAGGCGAAGCAGACCCTTTCCGTCTTCGGAGAGAACGGTACTGTTCTGCTGTACGGTCTCGGCGACGGAACCGACATCGACGAGCTCTGGTGCGAAAATGCCGGCGGCGCCATCGTCGGGGCGATTCTTTCCGCCGGCGACAAGGAAGTGTCGGTGCTGTTCGAGCCGCACACCGCGGACGGCAAAGCCGACGACAAGGCTGCGGACCGTGCCGCCCGCCTCGCTTTCGGCGGCCTGCTGCGGACCTACAGGTTCGACAAGTACAAGACCAAGCTGAAGAAGGAAGACAAGCCGGTCCTGCAGAAGCTGACGGTGCTGACCAATCAGGCCGCCGAGGCGAAAAAAGCAGCCGAAGCGCTTGAAGCGATCGCCGAAGGTGTGTTCCTCGCCCGCGATCTCGTCAGCGAGCCGCCGAACGTCCTCTATCCGGTCTCCTACGCCAAGCGCTGCGAGGAACTGAAGGAGCTCGGCGTCAAGGTCGAGGTCCTGGACGAAAAGCAGATGAGCAAGCTCGGCATGGGTGCGCTGCTCGGCGTCGGTCAGGGCTCCGAACGCGAAAGTCGTCTCGTGATCATGCGCTGGGACGGCGGTCCGAAGAAGCAGCAGCCGATCGCGTTTGTCGGCAAGGGCGTCTGCTTCGATACTGGCGGCATCTCGCTGAAACCGGCCGGCGGCATGGAAGACATGAAGTGGGACATGGGCGGCTCGGCCACCGTTGTCGGCCTGATGAAGGCGCTTGCCGGCCGCAAGGCGAAGGCGAACGTGATCGGCGTCGTAGGCCTGGTCGAGAACATGCCGGACGGCAACGCCCAGCGTCCGGGCGACGTGGTGACCTCCATGTCCGGCCAGACCATCGAGATCATCAATACCGACGCCGAAGGCCGTCTCGTGCTGGCCGACGCGCTCTGGTACACGCAGGACCGCTTCAAGCCGCAGTTCATGCTGGATCTCGCCACGCTGACCGGCGCGATGATGGTCGCGCTCGGCCAGGTCAATTGCGGCTATTTCTCGAACAATGACGATCTGGTCTCGAAGCTCGAGGCGGCCGCGAAGGCGTCGGGCGAGAAGATCTGGCGGATGCCGCTCGGCGAGGAATACAACAAGATGATGGACAGCGACATCGCCGACGTGAAGAACGCCGGCGCGCGCTGGGGCGGCAGCATCACCGCCGCCTGTTTCCTCGAGCGTTTCGTCAATGATATGCCCTGGGTTCACATGGATATAGCGGGCATGGCCTGGTCCTCGAAAGATGCCCCGACGGTGCCGAAAGGCGGCACTGGCTGGGGCGTCCGTCTCCTGGACGAGATGGTGCGGGCGAACTACGAGGCCTGA
- the lptF gene encoding LPS export ABC transporter permease LptF gives MRIDRYVIRQILAAMIIVVVSLTCVIWLSQSLRFIDMIVNRGLPLATFIYFTVLLMPTWLSLVLPIACFAATMFVYSRMSSDRELVVLTASGLGPIGLARPALIVALGVTLLGYLLSLYLVPVSYRGFKELQFQIRHNYTNVLLREGVFNSMGDDVTVFVRARQPSGELSGIIVQDDRESDESVTLLAESGALILDETSPKVLMVNGNRQARNNETGRISILYFDRYTVDLGGLQEAVQRTTRDQNELFIDELLNPTEQVTQPRNFGKYMAEGHSRLVTPLLGLALPLIGLVVVLRGEFSRRGRSSRLVAAVLLVGLVQAAVLGSKYVAAKELGLMPMMYASAIGPILLCLLLLTRQKMRRPKPGSLPAEGTPA, from the coding sequence ATGAGGATCGACCGCTACGTCATTCGCCAGATTTTGGCCGCGATGATCATCGTGGTAGTGTCGCTGACCTGCGTCATCTGGCTGAGCCAGTCCCTGCGCTTCATCGACATGATCGTGAACCGCGGACTGCCGCTCGCGACCTTCATCTATTTCACCGTCCTGCTGATGCCGACCTGGCTGTCGCTTGTGTTGCCGATCGCCTGTTTCGCGGCGACCATGTTCGTCTACAGCCGGATGTCGAGCGATCGCGAGCTCGTTGTCCTGACCGCATCCGGCCTCGGTCCGATAGGGCTCGCCCGCCCGGCCCTGATCGTGGCGCTCGGCGTGACCCTGCTCGGCTACCTGCTCAGTCTCTATCTCGTCCCCGTCTCCTATCGCGGCTTTAAGGAGCTGCAGTTCCAAATCCGGCACAATTACACCAACGTGCTGTTGCGCGAGGGCGTCTTCAATTCGATGGGAGACGACGTGACGGTCTTCGTACGGGCACGGCAGCCGAGCGGAGAGCTGTCGGGGATCATCGTCCAGGACGACCGCGAGAGTGACGAGTCGGTGACTCTGCTGGCAGAAAGCGGAGCCCTGATCCTCGACGAAACCAGCCCGAAGGTCCTGATGGTCAACGGCAACCGGCAGGCTCGAAACAACGAAACCGGCCGCATCAGCATCCTCTATTTCGATCGCTACACGGTCGATCTCGGCGGCTTGCAGGAGGCCGTGCAGCGGACCACGCGCGATCAGAACGAACTTTTTATCGACGAACTCCTGAATCCGACTGAACAGGTCACGCAGCCGAGGAATTTCGGCAAATACATGGCCGAGGGCCACAGCCGGCTGGTAACGCCGCTGCTTGGCCTCGCCCTCCCGCTGATCGGCCTCGTCGTCGTGCTCCGCGGAGAATTCAGCCGCCGCGGACGGAGCAGCCGGCTGGTGGCCGCCGTGCTCCTCGTCGGTCTCGTCCAGGCCGCGGTTCTCGGTTCGAAATACGTTGCGGCGAAAGAGCTCGGTCTGATGCCGATGATGTATGCCTCTGCCATCGGCCCGATCCTGCTTTGCCTCCTCCTGCTGACACGACAGAAGATGCGGCGCCCGAAACCCGGCAGCCTGCCGGCCGAGGGGACGCCGGCATGA
- the lptG gene encoding LPS export ABC transporter permease LptG, with translation MKLSGTLSLYFGKQFLLWVLGTFLAIMAIVFLLDSIELLRRGADREDATLSLMLQMAALKAPQMGQTILPFATLFGAMLAFTRMTRTNELVVARAAGVSVWQFLLPALTIAFLVGIFKIAVFNPVASVMTAKYEALENRVLRDKGNFLALTDGGLWLREQTSTGHFVLHATGVAADGASLSGLTVLFFLGEDRFEARVDAEEAMLRSGFWEMQNAVLTTKNAIPEVRAIYRLPTALTLDNIQDSFSPPETMSFWELPKFIAILESAGFSAVRHRLYWHALLASPLLLCAMVLIAATFSLRLTRRGGTLVWVSAGLFSGFFLYFTSDLVFALGLSARIPEVLAAWTPATVTALLGCASLLHLEDG, from the coding sequence ATGAAGCTTTCCGGAACTCTCTCGCTCTATTTCGGAAAGCAGTTCCTGCTCTGGGTGCTCGGCACTTTCCTCGCGATCATGGCCATCGTATTCCTGCTCGATTCCATCGAACTGCTGCGCCGGGGGGCCGACAGGGAGGACGCAACGCTCAGCCTGATGCTGCAGATGGCGGCATTGAAAGCACCGCAGATGGGCCAGACCATCCTGCCTTTCGCGACCCTGTTCGGTGCCATGCTGGCCTTCACCCGCATGACCCGGACGAACGAACTGGTCGTGGCCCGCGCCGCCGGTGTCTCTGTCTGGCAGTTCCTGCTGCCAGCCCTGACCATCGCCTTCCTCGTCGGCATCTTCAAGATCGCGGTCTTCAACCCCGTCGCCTCGGTGATGACGGCGAAATACGAAGCCCTGGAAAACCGCGTGTTGCGCGACAAGGGCAATTTCCTTGCGCTGACCGACGGCGGGCTCTGGCTCCGGGAGCAGACGAGCACCGGTCACTTCGTGCTGCACGCCACCGGCGTTGCGGCCGACGGCGCGAGCCTCTCGGGTCTCACCGTCCTCTTCTTCCTCGGCGAGGACCGCTTCGAAGCCCGCGTCGACGCCGAGGAGGCCATGTTGCGGTCCGGCTTCTGGGAGATGCAGAACGCCGTGCTCACGACAAAGAACGCAATTCCCGAAGTCCGAGCGATCTATCGTTTGCCCACGGCCCTCACCCTCGACAACATTCAGGACAGTTTCTCGCCGCCCGAGACCATGTCCTTCTGGGAGCTGCCGAAATTCATCGCCATTCTGGAAAGCGCAGGATTCTCGGCAGTCCGGCACAGACTCTACTGGCACGCGCTGCTGGCCTCTCCGCTGCTGCTCTGCGCGATGGTCCTGATCGCGGCCACCTTCTCCCTCCGGCTCACGCGGCGCGGTGGAACTCTGGTCTGGGTCAGCGCCGGCCTGTTCTCGGGATTCTTCCTCTATTTCACGTCCGACCTCGTCTTCGCGCTCGGCCTCTCGGCCCGTATTCCAGAGGTACTCGCCGCCTGGACACCGGCGACCGTTACGGCACTGCTCGGATGTGCCAGCCTGCTGCATCTTGAGGATGGCTAA
- a CDS encoding LPS-assembly protein LptD produces MKSGRNSWMRAEGRQAGTARKGLIALAAAIVCLLITAGPSDAQERGINDEPVLMVADQLVHDETLGTITARGSVELSQGERTLLADSVTYNQREDTVIAAGNISLLEPTGEVIFSDYVELHNELKTGFIDNLRLRMTDGSRLAANRGVRTEDNRKILSRAVFTPCESCKEDPSRPPLWQLKARKIVHDEKAKDIIYNDATLEMFGIPVLYTPYLSHPDPTVDRRSGFLAPTIGYSDELGVIYGQPYYQVIDESRDLEVMPIVYSSDGGILKGRYRQHFTQGKIDFQGTAGVLDQRENDRETGDKDFEGSIDLEARFDFDRTWRGGLDFEQASARTYLRRYRLDSREVLTTRAFTEGFRNRNYASVEALKFQGLNPGDSRDKSPTVAPLMEYSFVGEPDRAGGRFQLDSSVMSLTRQTGADSKKIAVRSGWSLPYTAPAGDIYTLTATLDTDYFHSDGLESGNNGDTGRVFPQLGLNWRYPFARAGENYHQTVEPIVNLVLAPDWGNPDEISNEDSQSFLFDDTNLFRMNRFTGSDRVTSGSRVDYGFKTGVYGNGGGSSSLLFGQSFRFYGDGPFEKGSGLEDDLSDYVGRVSVSPKDNLDFLFRFRLDKDDFSPRRSEIGMRYYHPRFSLIADYVLLDDQTNSDNIAGATSFLEREQLDLSGSVNLNEFWSVNGRVVQDFSDDANRTLIASTGLVYSDECFTFGLVYERSELEDDDIEPEQRVMLQIAFKHLGGFASN; encoded by the coding sequence ATGAAATCAGGTCGCAATTCATGGATGCGGGCAGAAGGCCGGCAAGCGGGGACAGCCAGGAAAGGCCTGATAGCCCTGGCGGCGGCAATTGTCTGCCTGTTGATCACCGCCGGTCCCTCCGACGCCCAGGAACGCGGGATCAACGACGAGCCGGTCCTGATGGTCGCGGACCAGCTGGTACACGACGAGACCCTGGGCACGATCACCGCCCGCGGCTCCGTGGAACTGTCCCAGGGCGAGCGCACGCTGCTGGCCGACAGCGTGACCTATAATCAGCGCGAAGATACCGTCATCGCCGCAGGCAATATTTCTCTGCTGGAACCCACCGGCGAAGTGATCTTCAGCGACTATGTCGAACTCCATAACGAGTTGAAAACCGGTTTCATCGACAATCTCCGCCTGCGCATGACCGACGGCTCGCGCCTCGCGGCAAATCGTGGCGTGCGGACCGAGGACAACCGGAAGATCCTGTCCCGCGCCGTCTTCACACCCTGCGAAAGCTGCAAGGAAGATCCGAGCCGTCCGCCGCTCTGGCAGCTGAAGGCCCGCAAGATCGTCCATGACGAGAAGGCCAAGGACATCATCTACAATGACGCGACGCTGGAGATGTTCGGGATCCCGGTTCTCTACACGCCCTACCTCTCCCACCCGGACCCGACCGTCGACCGGCGCAGCGGTTTCCTCGCGCCGACGATAGGATATTCCGACGAGCTCGGCGTCATCTACGGCCAGCCCTATTACCAGGTCATCGACGAGTCCCGCGACCTCGAGGTCATGCCGATCGTGTATTCCTCCGACGGCGGTATCCTCAAGGGCCGCTACCGGCAGCACTTCACGCAGGGCAAGATCGACTTCCAGGGCACCGCCGGCGTGCTCGACCAGCGCGAGAACGACCGCGAAACCGGCGACAAGGATTTCGAAGGCAGCATCGACCTGGAAGCCCGGTTCGATTTCGACCGCACCTGGCGCGGCGGATTGGATTTCGAGCAGGCGAGCGCGCGAACCTACTTGCGCCGCTACCGTCTCGACAGCCGGGAAGTGCTGACGACCCGGGCCTTCACGGAAGGCTTCCGCAACCGCAACTACGCTTCGGTCGAGGCCCTGAAGTTCCAGGGGCTGAATCCCGGAGATTCCCGGGATAAATCACCGACGGTCGCGCCGTTGATGGAGTACAGCTTCGTTGGCGAGCCGGACCGCGCCGGGGGCCGCTTCCAGCTCGACTCGTCGGTCATGTCGCTGACCCGCCAGACCGGGGCCGACAGCAAGAAAATCGCGGTACGAAGCGGCTGGTCCCTGCCCTACACCGCTCCCGCCGGCGACATCTATACACTCACCGCAACGCTCGATACCGACTACTTCCACAGCGACGGCCTGGAGAGCGGCAACAACGGAGACACCGGCCGGGTCTTTCCCCAACTTGGCCTGAACTGGCGCTATCCGTTCGCGCGCGCGGGAGAGAATTACCATCAGACGGTCGAGCCGATCGTGAACCTGGTCCTTGCCCCGGACTGGGGCAACCCGGACGAGATTTCCAACGAGGACAGCCAGTCCTTCCTCTTCGACGATACCAACCTGTTCCGAATGAACCGTTTTACCGGCAGCGATCGGGTGACCAGCGGCAGCCGTGTCGACTACGGTTTCAAGACCGGGGTCTATGGGAACGGCGGCGGGTCCTCCAGCCTGCTTTTCGGACAGAGCTTCCGGTTCTACGGGGACGGTCCCTTCGAGAAAGGGTCCGGATTGGAGGACGATCTCTCGGACTATGTCGGACGCGTCAGCGTCAGCCCGAAGGACAACCTCGATTTCCTCTTCCGTTTCCGGCTCGACAAGGACGATTTCAGCCCCCGGCGCAGCGAAATCGGGATGCGCTACTACCACCCGCGCTTTTCGCTTATCGCCGATTACGTGCTGCTCGACGATCAGACGAACTCGGACAACATCGCCGGAGCGACATCATTCCTCGAACGGGAACAGCTCGATCTCTCGGGAAGCGTCAACCTGAACGAGTTCTGGAGCGTCAACGGGAGGGTCGTTCAGGATTTCTCCGACGACGCAAACCGCACGCTGATCGCGTCGACAGGGCTGGTCTATTCCGATGAATGCTTCACTTTCGGCCTCGTCTATGAAAGAAGCGAGCTCGAAGATGACGACATTGAACCGGAGCAACGGGTCATGCTGCAGATCGCCTTCAAGCATCTCGGCGGATTTGCGAGCAACTAG
- a CDS encoding peptidylprolyl isomerase has translation MSSIKLHFPALLRVVLALCIMTIWSTGTSHRAAAQNALRIAAIVNDDVITVRDLDARVRMVILSSNLPRNQQTYQRVWPQVLRGLIDEQLKLQEAERLSIEVTDDDLNRAKRSMEQRNKMQPGSFDRELEKEGIPLETVVRQIRADIAWAKLVRRRFQSTVEVTIDEIDDALDRLERNKGAPQYRLREIVIDTDDPAVDEQEIAKRLVQQLRSGAQFDAIAREFSQGATAATGGDIGWTTKEQLSPEVAELVDRMQPGDISDPIKTIFGYQIIQLSDRQILSGPDPLKSEVTLKQVFLPVPPNAGADAESSQKSIASAVSETAQSCEDMDVLASELNSPAGTDLGTLKIGELSPQLQEAVTGLNEGELTKPIRLPSGFSTIMVCKKVEPESDLPGRDEIAERLRAIKFETFAQRYLRDIRRDAFIDTRI, from the coding sequence TTGAGTTCCATCAAACTGCACTTCCCGGCCTTGCTGCGGGTCGTATTGGCCCTGTGCATCATGACGATCTGGTCGACCGGAACGTCCCACCGCGCGGCCGCGCAGAACGCTCTTCGCATCGCGGCCATCGTCAATGACGACGTCATCACGGTGCGCGATCTCGACGCCCGCGTGCGTATGGTGATCCTGTCCTCGAATCTGCCGCGCAACCAGCAGACCTACCAGCGCGTCTGGCCACAGGTTCTGCGCGGGCTCATCGACGAGCAGCTGAAACTCCAGGAAGCCGAACGGCTCTCGATAGAAGTCACCGATGACGACCTCAATCGTGCGAAGCGGAGCATGGAGCAGCGCAACAAGATGCAGCCGGGGAGCTTCGACCGCGAGCTCGAGAAGGAAGGCATCCCGCTGGAAACCGTGGTCCGCCAGATCCGCGCCGATATCGCGTGGGCGAAACTCGTCCGCCGCCGCTTCCAGAGCACCGTCGAGGTGACGATCGACGAGATCGACGATGCGCTGGACCGGCTGGAGCGAAACAAGGGCGCACCACAATACCGCCTCAGGGAAATCGTGATCGACACGGACGATCCGGCTGTGGACGAGCAGGAAATCGCAAAGCGTCTGGTCCAGCAGCTGCGTTCCGGCGCCCAGTTCGATGCCATTGCGCGCGAATTTTCCCAGGGGGCGACCGCGGCGACCGGCGGCGATATCGGCTGGACGACCAAGGAGCAGCTCAGTCCCGAAGTCGCCGAACTGGTTGACCGCATGCAGCCGGGCGACATCAGCGATCCGATCAAGACAATCTTCGGCTATCAGATCATCCAGCTGAGCGACCGGCAGATCCTCAGCGGTCCCGATCCGCTGAAATCCGAAGTCACCCTGAAGCAGGTCTTTCTCCCGGTGCCGCCCAACGCCGGAGCGGATGCCGAAAGCAGCCAGAAAAGCATCGCCTCGGCCGTGTCGGAAACGGCGCAGAGCTGTGAGGACATGGATGTTCTCGCATCGGAGCTGAACTCTCCGGCCGGAACCGACCTCGGTACCCTCAAGATCGGCGAGCTGTCCCCGCAGCTGCAAGAAGCCGTGACCGGCCTGAACGAGGGCGAACTGACGAAACCGATCCGCCTGCCTTCCGGATTCAGCACCATCATGGTCTGCAAGAAGGTCGAGCCCGAGAGCGACCTTCCCGGACGCGACGAGATCGCCGAGCGGCTGCGTGCGATCAAGTTCGAGACCTTCGCTCAGCGCTATCTGCGGGATATCCGCCGGGATGCCTTCATAGATACACGTATCTGA
- the pdxA gene encoding 4-hydroxythreonine-4-phosphate dehydrogenase PdxA, which translates to MSDSAAAPLVLTPGEPAGAGAEIALKAWATAHERLPPFFLLEEPDRLAALAIRLGTGTPIIEISAPEAARAAFDNGLPVLPISYAAPPEAGRLDPANGPAVIDAIERAVGMTTEGRAGAVVTLPIQKSVLYEAGFRYPGHTEFLAALAGPEITPVMMLAAPELRVVPVTIHIPLKRVPDVLTTEMIVTKARITAEALKRDFGCERPRLAIAGLNPHAGEDGTIGTEDRDVVAPAVAALRAEGIEAVGPLSADTMFHAEARKTYDAAICMYHDQALIPIKTVDFWGGVNVTLGLPFIRTSPDHGTALELAGTGKAHADSLIAALTMAGEMAEARARA; encoded by the coding sequence ATGTCCGACAGCGCCGCCGCGCCCCTCGTCCTCACGCCGGGAGAGCCTGCCGGAGCGGGAGCCGAGATCGCTCTCAAGGCATGGGCCACGGCGCATGAGCGGCTTCCGCCGTTCTTCCTGCTGGAAGAGCCGGACCGTCTGGCTGCTCTCGCAATCCGGCTCGGCACCGGCACACCAATCATCGAGATCAGTGCCCCCGAAGCAGCCCGTGCGGCGTTCGACAACGGCCTTCCGGTCCTGCCGATTTCCTATGCCGCTCCGCCCGAAGCCGGCCGGCTCGATCCGGCAAACGGCCCTGCGGTGATTGACGCGATCGAACGCGCAGTCGGGATGACCACGGAAGGGCGCGCCGGTGCGGTCGTGACCCTGCCGATCCAGAAAAGCGTGCTGTACGAGGCGGGGTTCCGCTATCCCGGCCATACCGAGTTCCTCGCCGCCCTTGCGGGCCCCGAGATCACCCCTGTGATGATGCTGGCCGCCCCGGAGCTTCGGGTCGTGCCGGTCACCATCCACATACCTCTGAAGCGGGTGCCGGACGTGCTGACGACCGAGATGATCGTCACGAAGGCCCGGATCACCGCGGAGGCCCTGAAGCGGGACTTCGGCTGCGAGCGTCCGCGGCTCGCCATCGCCGGCCTCAACCCGCATGCCGGCGAAGACGGCACCATCGGCACCGAGGACCGGGACGTCGTCGCCCCCGCCGTTGCCGCGCTCCGCGCCGAGGGCATCGAAGCGGTCGGCCCGCTTTCCGCCGACACCATGTTCCACGCGGAAGCCCGCAAGACCTACGACGCGGCGATCTGCATGTATCACGACCAGGCGCTGATCCCGATCAAGACCGTCGATTTCTGGGGGGGCGTGAACGTGACCCTCGGCTTGCCCTTCATCCGGACCTCGCCGGATCATGGAACCGCGCTCGAGCTCGCCGGAACCGGAAAGGCCCATGCGGACAGTCTGATCGCCGCCCTCACCATGGCCGGCGAGATGGCAGAGGCGCGGGCCCGCGCATGA